A stretch of Imperialibacter roseus DNA encodes these proteins:
- a CDS encoding NADPH-dependent FMN reductase translates to MKSKTVKVLAISGSINPGATAGRLLQAIEQLADSRFQFTVFEGLGDIPHFNPQLSDSTTNEQVLAWRNLWKQADAVIICIPEYAFGMPGVLKDALDWLVGSGEVYHKPLAAFSYSPSMMGGENALSTLLLTMKAQNADFDESTTSTISAIRQRFSLEGKITDPTLSTLLTKVLQSLANKCVKKTDSH, encoded by the coding sequence ATGAAAAGTAAGACCGTGAAAGTATTGGCGATTTCAGGTAGCATCAACCCTGGCGCAACCGCAGGGAGGCTCCTGCAAGCTATTGAGCAGCTGGCTGATTCTCGATTTCAATTCACCGTTTTTGAAGGGCTGGGCGACATCCCCCACTTCAACCCACAACTATCGGACAGTACGACAAACGAACAAGTGCTGGCCTGGAGAAATCTCTGGAAACAAGCCGACGCCGTCATTATCTGCATACCAGAGTATGCTTTTGGAATGCCTGGTGTGCTAAAAGATGCATTGGACTGGCTCGTGGGCAGCGGAGAGGTTTACCACAAGCCATTGGCGGCATTTAGCTACTCTCCTTCCATGATGGGCGGCGAAAATGCGCTCTCCACGCTCCTCCTCACAATGAAAGCCCAAAACGCTGATTTTGACGAAAGTACCACCTCAACGATTTCGGCCATCAGGCAACGATTTTCACTTGAAGGAAAAATTACGGATCCCACCCTTTCTACTCTCCTTACCAAAGTTCTTCAGTCGCTGGCTAACAAATGTGTCAAAAAAACTGACTCACACTGA